From Micromonospora rifamycinica, a single genomic window includes:
- a CDS encoding MaoC family dehydratase N-terminal domain-containing protein, with product MSLDPSFVGRTYPPTAPYQVGREKIREFATAIGATDPAHHDPAAARALGHPDVVAPPTFPIVLTMAASRQIVDDPALGVDYRRVVHGDQRFAYTRPVVAGDELVCVNTIEEITTRSGHGFLTTRTDVTTVAGEPVVAVWSKLVVRGES from the coding sequence ATGTCCCTGGACCCGTCCTTCGTCGGCCGGACGTATCCGCCGACCGCCCCCTACCAGGTGGGCCGAGAAAAGATCCGTGAGTTCGCCACCGCCATCGGCGCGACCGACCCGGCCCACCACGACCCGGCGGCGGCCCGCGCCCTCGGCCACCCGGACGTGGTCGCCCCGCCCACCTTTCCGATCGTGCTCACCATGGCCGCCAGCCGGCAGATCGTCGACGACCCGGCGCTCGGGGTCGACTACCGCCGGGTGGTCCACGGCGACCAGCGCTTCGCCTACACCCGCCCGGTGGTCGCCGGGGACGAGCTGGTCTGCGTGAACACCATCGAGGAGATCACCACCCGGAGCGGGCACGGCTTCCTGACCACCCGCACCGACGTGACCACCGTGGCCGGCGAGCCGGTGGTCGCCGTCTGGTCCAAGCTCGTCGTACGTGGGGAGTCCTGA
- the rpmG gene encoding 50S ribosomal protein L33 yields the protein MAKATDVRPKITLACVECKERNYITRKNRRNDPDRIELKKFCPRDGKHTIHRETR from the coding sequence GTGGCGAAGGCGACCGATGTCCGGCCGAAGATCACTCTGGCGTGTGTGGAGTGCAAGGAGCGCAACTACATCACGCGCAAGAACCGCCGTAACGACCCCGACCGCATCGAGCTGAAGAAGTTCTGCCCCCGGGACGGCAAGCACACGATCCACCGCGAGACCCGCTGA
- a CDS encoding putative bifunctional diguanylate cyclase/phosphodiesterase, whose product MASRDQRRKSTERAWFITAPLALLAIVFSTAIGVLRPEFGEWGLAFVLFVAMTGISIPVLNVIVRRQSVGVTLTEVPLVVALFFLPPLIVVLIYTLSVLIWSASHRFAPAKLWFNVAKAAAATSLAGLLLLALPPLAGVGPGTWGILFLAVNTITLVSLLSVAGVHVLLQGWQAGREALRTAPSVFLTTSINASVGLLVLIALKTTWWSVLLLAALFAALFQVYRSYSQFFRQHRTLTGMYDLTRLLTNSAEGAIADILLDRVRGLMQAEYATLWLPAQRRHPEVLLTARVDTPGLLDFAPTPTVFREQARELGKTLSIGRLLGDDTALRREVGAKQVKDAIVVPLRSGQAVIGTLEVTNRLSDIGHFTTSDIPVFETVAAHAAVALENSRLVDRLRHDAYHDALTTLPNRRRITAALAEAVKIRAPGEVVAVLLFDVDGLRQVNESLGHAAGDKVLVEVAERLRACAPSSALVGRAGGDEFLVTLRLENAEAALELAAQLREQIRDEIVFDALTLDVDTAVGVAVHPDHGSDAAVLLQRVDLAATAAKAVPGSVQLFNPALESRSLRRLGLAGDLRRALDEGELEVYFQPKVTLRDRRLLGVECLARWEHPAHGTVSPEDFVAVAEHTGQLGRLTEFVLREGLRRSRDWSHTGQPLAVAVNIAARSLTDRRFPDRVGELLTEYGVPPQLLTVEIPEAAVLDGTERPIPTLRRLRDLGVRLAVDDFGTGNSSLAQLRRLPVHEVKVDRSFVQGMATDPGDLAIVNAVVSLSQQFGLAVVAEGVESELTLELLQDIGCEIGQGFLFSRPLPYERLEAWFGAQVDQEATGSGVLPRLRAVL is encoded by the coding sequence CGAACGCGCCTGGTTCATCACCGCACCCCTGGCCCTGTTGGCCATCGTCTTCAGCACCGCGATCGGCGTCCTGCGCCCCGAATTCGGGGAGTGGGGCCTGGCGTTCGTTCTGTTCGTGGCGATGACGGGGATCAGCATCCCGGTGCTCAACGTCATCGTCCGGCGTCAGTCGGTCGGGGTGACGTTGACCGAGGTGCCCCTCGTCGTCGCGCTCTTCTTCCTGCCACCACTGATCGTGGTGTTGATCTATACGCTCTCCGTGCTGATCTGGAGCGCGTCGCACCGTTTCGCCCCGGCCAAGCTGTGGTTCAACGTGGCCAAGGCGGCGGCGGCCACCTCGCTGGCCGGGCTGCTCCTGCTGGCCCTGCCCCCGCTGGCCGGGGTCGGGCCGGGCACCTGGGGCATCCTCTTCCTCGCGGTCAACACGATCACCCTGGTCAGCCTGCTCTCGGTGGCCGGGGTGCACGTGCTGCTGCAGGGGTGGCAGGCCGGCCGGGAGGCGCTGCGCACCGCGCCCTCGGTCTTCCTCACCACCTCCATCAACGCCTCGGTCGGCCTGCTCGTCCTGATCGCCCTGAAGACCACCTGGTGGTCGGTGCTGCTGCTGGCCGCGTTGTTTGCGGCGCTATTCCAGGTCTACCGGTCGTACTCGCAGTTCTTCCGGCAGCACCGCACCCTCACCGGCATGTACGACCTCACCCGGCTGCTCACCAACAGCGCCGAGGGGGCGATCGCCGACATCCTCCTCGACCGGGTGCGCGGGCTGATGCAGGCCGAGTACGCCACCCTCTGGCTGCCCGCCCAGCGGCGGCACCCGGAGGTGCTGCTGACCGCCCGGGTGGACACCCCGGGCCTGCTCGACTTCGCGCCCACCCCGACGGTCTTCCGGGAACAGGCCCGCGAGCTGGGCAAGACCCTCTCCATCGGCCGGCTGCTCGGCGACGACACCGCCCTGCGCCGCGAGGTGGGCGCCAAACAGGTCAAGGACGCCATCGTGGTGCCGCTGCGCTCCGGCCAGGCGGTGATCGGCACCCTGGAGGTCACCAACCGGCTCAGCGACATCGGGCACTTCACCACCAGCGACATCCCCGTCTTCGAGACCGTGGCCGCGCACGCCGCCGTCGCCCTGGAGAATTCCCGGCTGGTCGACCGGCTGCGGCACGACGCCTACCACGACGCGCTGACCACGCTGCCCAACCGGCGACGGATCACCGCCGCGCTGGCCGAGGCGGTCAAGATCCGTGCCCCCGGCGAGGTGGTCGCCGTGCTGCTCTTCGACGTGGACGGGCTGCGCCAGGTCAACGAGTCGTTGGGGCACGCGGCGGGCGACAAGGTCCTCGTCGAGGTGGCCGAGCGGCTGCGCGCCTGCGCCCCGTCGTCCGCCCTGGTGGGTCGGGCCGGCGGCGACGAGTTCCTGGTCACCCTGCGGCTGGAGAACGCCGAGGCGGCGCTGGAGCTGGCCGCCCAGCTCCGGGAGCAGATCCGCGACGAGATCGTCTTCGACGCGCTCACCCTCGACGTGGACACCGCGGTCGGGGTGGCGGTGCACCCGGACCACGGCAGCGACGCCGCCGTACTGCTGCAACGGGTCGACCTGGCGGCCACCGCGGCCAAGGCGGTGCCGGGCAGCGTGCAGCTGTTCAATCCGGCGCTGGAGTCGCGGTCGCTGCGCCGGCTCGGGCTCGCCGGCGACCTGCGCCGCGCCCTCGACGAGGGCGAGCTGGAGGTCTACTTCCAGCCGAAGGTCACCCTGCGGGACCGCCGGCTGCTCGGGGTGGAGTGCCTCGCCCGCTGGGAGCACCCGGCGCACGGCACGGTCTCCCCGGAGGACTTCGTCGCGGTGGCCGAGCACACCGGCCAGCTGGGTCGGCTGACCGAGTTCGTCCTCCGCGAGGGGCTGCGGCGCAGCCGGGACTGGAGCCACACCGGGCAGCCGCTGGCGGTGGCGGTCAACATCGCCGCCCGCTCGCTGACCGACCGGCGCTTCCCGGACCGGGTGGGCGAGCTGCTGACCGAGTACGGCGTCCCGCCGCAGCTGCTCACCGTCGAGATCCCCGAGGCGGCGGTGCTGGACGGCACCGAGCGGCCGATCCCCACCCTGCGTCGGCTGCGGGACCTCGGGGTCCGGCTCGCGGTGGACGACTTCGGCACCGGTAACTCGTCGCTGGCCCAGCTGCGCCGGCTGCCGGTGCACGAGGTGAAGGTGGACCGGTCGTTCGTGCAGGGGATGGCGACCGATCCGGGCGACCTGGCGATCGTGAACGCGGTGGTGTCGCTCTCCCAGCAGTTCGGCCTGGCGGTGGTGGCCGAGGGGGTGGAGAGCGAGCTGACCCTCGAACTCCTCCAGGACATCGGCTGCGAGATCGGCCAGGGCTTCCTGTTCAGCCGGCCGCTGCCGTACGAGCGGCTGGAGGCCTGGTTCGGTGCCCAGGTGGACCAGGAGGCGACCGGGTCGGGAGTGCTCCCCAGGCTGCGTGCCGTGCTCTGA